A region of Culicoides brevitarsis isolate CSIRO-B50_1 chromosome 1, AGI_CSIRO_Cbre_v1, whole genome shotgun sequence DNA encodes the following proteins:
- the LOC134837084 gene encoding maltase A1-like, translated as MAKTTILLLIIAIVGVSAKVFDAPSKVLTEKATRKRQWWQNANYYQIYPRSFYDSDGDGVGDLRGIMQKAQYLKDLGMEGVWLSPIMKSPMVDFGYDISDFRDIDETFGTMQDFDNLLAEFNRLGLKMILDFVPNHTSDKHEWFLKSVERDPEYENFYIWHDGLPNPAGGQNLPPNNWVSNFRFSAWEWNEKRQQYYYHAFAVQQPDLNYREPKVVAAMKDILRFWLDKGVAGFRCDAVYHLFEVAPDSEGNFPDEPPSGKCDDPESFCYLNHIYVTDQDETYKMIYEWRQVLDEYKNWPRMMMTEAYTSLANIMRYYGDGFGILGSQIPFNFELLTKINANSDAGDIKSIVEGYLDHIPANNSGNWVLGNHDQKRIASRLGESRIDLYNILLQMLPGHAITYQGEEIGMTDGEISWEDTKDPLACFTNRTYYNEVSRDPARTPFQWNSDKNAGFSQASSTWLPMAKNYEAVNVEKESAAENSHLKIFKKLVELKKNEVLRWGDYKSALINDQVYAFRRRLGNETYIIALNFGKTSTTIDLKKNFPSLKGNLKLVVASLESGMKDGATLDSSKVTISAESGFVAYSKGTKMAISVFLIIFCLFKFF; from the exons ATggcaaaaacaacaattttattgCTCATAATTGCAATTGTGGGCGTTTCAGCGAAAGTTTTCGATGCTCCGTCGAAGGTTTTGACAGAAAAGGCAACTCGGAAACGTCAATGGTGgcaaaatgcaaattattatcaaatttatccGAGAAGTTTTTATGATTCTGATGGCGATGGGGTCGGAGATTTGCGAGGAATAATGCAGAAAGCGCAATATTTGAAGGATTTGGGTATGGAAGGTGTTTGGTTGTCGCCTATCATGAAAAGTCCAATGgtt gacTTTGGCTATGATATATCCGATTTCCGTGACATCGACGAAACTTTTGGTACAATGCAGGATTTTGACAATCTTTTAGCAGAATTTAATCGTTTAGGCCTCAAAATGATCTTGGATTTCGTTCCAAATc aCACTTCCGACAAGCACGAATGGTTCCTGAAATCCGTCGAACGTGATCCTGAATACGAAAACTTCTACATTTGGCACGACGGTTTACCAAATCCCGCCGGAGGTCAAAATCTTCCGCCCAACAATTGGGTCAGCAACTTCCGTTTCAGCGCCTGGGAATGGAACGAGAAGCGTCAACAGTATTATTATCATGCATTTGCCGTTCAACAGCCCGATTTAAATTATCGCGAACCGAAAGTCGTGGCTGCCATGAAGGATATTTTGCGATTTTGGCTTGACAAGGGAGTTGCGGGCTTTCGTTGCGATGCCGTTTATCATTTGTTCGAAGTAGCGCCCGATTCTGAGGGAAATTTTCCGGATGAACCGCCCAGCGGGAAATGTGACGATCCTGAAAGCTTTTGTTATTTGAACCATATTTACGTGACAGATCAAGACGAAACGTATAAAATGATCTACGAATGGCGACAAGTGCTCGACGAGTACAAAAATTGGCCTCGCATGATGATGACGGAAGCTTACACGTCGCTGGCGAACATTATGCGATATTATGGCGACGGATTTGGCATTTTGGGTTCGCAAATTCCctttaattttgagttattgacaaaaattaacgcAAACAGCGATGCCGGCGACATCAAATCCATCGTCGAAGGGTATCTCGATCACATTCCTGCGAATAATTCGGGAAATTGGGTCCTTGGGAATCACGATCAGAAACGAATTGCTTCCCGTTTGGGCGAATCTCGCATCGATTTGTACAacattttgctccaaatgcttCCGGGACACGCCATCACGTATCAAGGCGAGGAAATCGGCATGACAGACGGCGAAATTTCGTGGGAAGACACAAAAGATCCGCTCGCTTGTTTCACGAACCGCACATATTACAACGAAGTGTCGCGAGATCCCGCGAGAACGCCTTTTCAATGGAACAGCGACAAAAATGCGGGATTTTCGCAAGCAAGCAGCACGTGGTTGCCAATGGCGAAGAATTACGAGGCAGTAAATGTCGAAAAGGAATCCGCTGCGGAAAATAgtcacttgaaaattttcaaaaaactcgtcgaattgaagaaaaatgaagttttgaGATGGGGAGATTACAAAAGTGCGTTGATAAATGATCAAGTTTACGCTTTTAGACGTCGATTGGGGAACGAAACGTACAttattgcattaaattttggcaaaaCAAGTACAACGATCGACTTGAAGAAGAATTTTCCGAGTCTCAAAGGGAATTTGAAGCTCGTTGTTGCTTCGTTAGAGTCAGGAATGAAAGATGGCGCAACGTTGGATTCGAGTAAAGTGACAATTTCGGCAGAATCGGGCTTTGTTGCGTActcaaaaggaacaaaaatggcaatttctgtatttttaataattttttgcttatttaaatttttttaa